The Nocardia sp. BMG51109 nucleotide sequence GCCAGCCAGGTCATCACCGTCTCGAATGTCGGGGACGAGCTGCTCAACGGACCGCGGTCGGATCGCACCATGCAGGTGCTCGAGGAGACCCTGCGCCCGGCCACGGACCGGGCGCTGGGCCCGGCGCGCGGCGCGCTGAAGTTCATGATCGGCAGTCGCGACTACGAGACCCTGCAGACCCGATTCGCCGACGCCGGTAAGAGTCTCGCGCCGGCCGCGTTCGCCGATCCGGCGTTCAACGCGCAGCAGAGCAAGAACGTCAGCCAGTACATCGCCAAACAGATGGCGGCGCTGCCGCCGGAGGACTTCGTGGAGATGCTGCGGTCGGCCATCAAACAGGACGAATGGCTCTTGTTTTTACACGGCGGCGTGTTGGGTCTGTTCGCCGGTTACGCTCATCTCCTGATCTTCGGAACGGAGATAGCGACGCGATGGGTGTGAACGAACCGGAATACCACGAAAGTTCCGACCGCTCCACGGAACTCGTGGCACGACCGCCGGGCGAACTGGTGAAAACCGATGCCGCACGGTGGTATTCGCCCGTGCGCACCGCGACGGGTGTTGCGCGGGTGGCACTCTCGGCGGTGACGGAGGCCACCGCGTGGGGCGTGGGCACCGCCGCCGGAGTGGCCGACACCGTGGTGCGCGGCAGTATGGCCGGGCGGCCGCCGCGGGACGTGTTGTCGGAAGCCGGTGAGCAGGTGCGGGGTTCGGTGCGGCGGGCACTCGGCATTCCTCCGTCCGGCGAGCGCCCCGAGCACGGGCCGACGCCGAACCTGCGCGAGCGCGGCGCCGAACTGCTGCGGCTGTCGGCCGCCGTGCAGCCCGACGAGACCGAACATCCGGCCTTCGCG carries:
- a CDS encoding Abi-alpha family protein, with amino-acid sequence MGVNEPEYHESSDRSTELVARPPGELVKTDAARWYSPVRTATGVARVALSAVTEATAWGVGTAAGVADTVVRGSMAGRPPRDVLSEAGEQVRGSVRRALGIPPSGERPEHGPTPNLRERGAELLRLSAAVQPDETEHPAFARMLSELAPDEARILRFLYLDGAQPALDIRTGRPLSSGAQRIEPGLNMIGEDAAVGVPERVGSYLTNLRRLGLIESTRDPLDNPARYQLLESQPEVRRLLKRTGFGTKIFYRSIALTGFGTEFVRTCLPVPPLDEAL